A window of Chitinophaga sp. MM2321 contains these coding sequences:
- a CDS encoding DUF1361 domain-containing protein, which translates to MRLKRTVRLLQLRISRNQQEFTLYASILFSLSLLLFRIAHTGSYLRASLAWNLFLAFIPFAITRRMEKRPQEISNRYNWYGYFIVWLLFIPNSPYILTDLFHLFDGGVPLWFDLFVIFSFAWNGMMMGYISIRSMERMWSTRHTRWPAWLFTFPVMFLCAMGVYIGRYLRYNSWDVVKDPLTLLGDVGDILLHPWENRSAWAFTLCMGIFLSLMYPLVKKQQPKI; encoded by the coding sequence ATGCGATTGAAAAGAACCGTCCGATTATTACAGCTGCGCATCAGCCGCAACCAACAGGAATTTACTTTATATGCTTCTATTCTGTTTAGCCTGTCATTATTATTGTTTCGTATAGCCCATACCGGTAGCTACCTGCGTGCATCACTTGCGTGGAACCTTTTCCTGGCTTTTATTCCGTTTGCCATCACCCGCAGAATGGAAAAGCGCCCGCAGGAAATCAGCAACCGGTATAACTGGTACGGCTACTTTATTGTGTGGTTATTGTTCATCCCCAACTCACCATATATCCTCACAGACCTGTTCCATCTTTTTGATGGCGGCGTACCTTTATGGTTCGATCTGTTCGTTATTTTCTCTTTCGCCTGGAACGGTATGATGATGGGATATATATCTATCCGCAGTATGGAAAGGATGTGGAGTACCCGTCATACCCGCTGGCCGGCATGGCTCTTTACTTTTCCGGTAATGTTCCTGTGTGCAATGGGCGTGTATATTGGCAGGTACCTGCGGTATAACAGCTGGGATGTGGTAAAAGATCCGTTGACGTTATTGGGAGATGTGGGAGATATTCTGTTGCATCCCTGGGAAAACCGCAGCGCCTGGGCATTCACGCTGTGTATGGGTATCTTCCTGAGTTTAATGTACCCCCTTGTAAAGAAGCAACAACCTAAGATTTAG
- a CDS encoding diacylglycerol kinase family protein, with translation MGNSYISRRIASFGYAFSGIAAFLRSEPHARIHAAATLFVVAAGCWYKLSPPEWIWIVMTISLVWITEMFNTVVEKIMDHLSPQQHPKVKWIKDVAAGAVLVAAMGAVITGALIFIPHIC, from the coding sequence ATGGGAAATTCTTATATCAGCAGACGGATAGCCAGTTTCGGATATGCATTCAGCGGCATTGCAGCTTTCCTGCGCAGTGAACCACATGCACGCATACACGCAGCAGCCACTTTGTTCGTAGTGGCCGCCGGCTGCTGGTATAAACTTTCCCCTCCCGAATGGATCTGGATCGTCATGACCATCTCCCTCGTTTGGATCACTGAAATGTTTAATACTGTTGTAGAGAAAATAATGGATCACCTGTCGCCACAACAACATCCAAAAGTAAAATGGATCAAGGATGTTGCGGCAGGCGCAGTACTGGTGGCAGCTATGGGAGCTGTTATAACGGGCGCGCTGATCTTTATTCCACATATTTGTTAA
- the creD gene encoding cell envelope integrity protein CreD: MEPSTTVSPSFFDRHLYALKALFIVFMVLILLIPASMIQDLIWERQERQKEVTSEITSRWGAAQNITGPVLAIPYTVASKGTTAYVYLLPELLKINGELLPQKLKRSIFNVAVYDAKMQLSGTFSKEALANIDVPAASLRWEQAALLIGISDLRGIDNQVQMTWNGKSYMFNPGVVSTDLFASGIQTAVPLNPADTAAMAGNFTLELGVKGSERISFSPVGKTTMVNINSSWPSPSFDEAFPPKVRQVDDKGFNAAWQIQHLNRNYPQSWAGNKFDIHSADFGIKLFMPAESYQQSMRAVKYAILIIGLTFFIFYFIELSQRRAIHPLQYALIGLALCIFYTLLISISEQLNFVLAYVISSGLTIGLITIYTASAYKSSRIAAGIGSTLVLLYGFIYVIISAEDQALLMGSLGLFIILAVIMYFSRKIRWDNLSQTTTPVN; encoded by the coding sequence ATGGAACCTTCCACTACTGTTTCTCCTTCTTTCTTTGACCGACACCTCTACGCCTTGAAAGCCCTATTCATTGTATTTATGGTACTCATATTGCTGATACCCGCCAGTATGATTCAAGACCTTATCTGGGAGCGCCAGGAAAGGCAGAAAGAGGTCACCAGCGAAATTACCAGCAGATGGGGGGCAGCGCAGAACATTACCGGCCCGGTACTCGCTATTCCTTACACCGTTGCCTCAAAGGGTACTACAGCCTATGTATACCTGCTGCCCGAGCTTCTAAAGATCAATGGTGAATTGTTGCCCCAGAAACTTAAAAGAAGCATTTTCAATGTGGCGGTATATGACGCCAAAATGCAACTGAGCGGCACTTTCAGCAAAGAAGCCCTGGCGAATATCGATGTTCCGGCGGCCTCGCTCCGATGGGAGCAGGCCGCTTTGCTCATCGGTATCAGCGATTTGCGTGGTATCGACAACCAGGTACAAATGACCTGGAACGGTAAATCGTATATGTTTAACCCCGGCGTGGTCAGCACAGACCTGTTTGCCAGCGGCATTCAGACGGCGGTGCCGCTTAATCCCGCCGATACCGCCGCCATGGCTGGTAACTTCACGCTGGAATTGGGTGTAAAAGGCTCCGAGAGGATCAGCTTCTCTCCTGTAGGTAAAACCACTATGGTGAACATCAATTCCAGTTGGCCCAGCCCCAGCTTCGATGAGGCCTTTCCGCCCAAAGTACGCCAGGTGGATGACAAAGGATTCAACGCAGCCTGGCAAATACAGCACCTGAACCGCAACTATCCCCAAAGCTGGGCAGGGAACAAATTCGACATCCATTCCGCCGATTTTGGGATCAAGCTTTTTATGCCCGCGGAAAGCTATCAGCAATCCATGCGCGCAGTTAAGTACGCCATCCTGATCATCGGGTTAACCTTCTTTATCTTTTATTTTATAGAATTATCACAGCGCCGCGCCATTCATCCATTGCAGTATGCCCTTATCGGGTTAGCCCTTTGTATTTTTTATACCCTGCTGATATCCATATCAGAACAACTTAACTTTGTCCTGGCCTATGTTATTTCCAGTGGGCTCACCATCGGCCTGATCACCATATATACCGCCAGCGCCTATAAAAGCAGCCGTATAGCTGCAGGGATTGGCAGTACTTTGGTACTGTTATATGGATTTATTTATGTGATCATCAGTGCGGAAGACCAGGCGCTGCTAATGGGCAGCCTCGGACTCTTCATCATCCTGGCAGTGATCATGTATTTCAGCAGAAAGATCAGGTGGGATAATTTATCACAAACTACAACACCAGTAAACTAA